A DNA window from Engystomops pustulosus chromosome 6, aEngPut4.maternal, whole genome shotgun sequence contains the following coding sequences:
- the LOC140065394 gene encoding uncharacterized protein isoform X1: MTGSLCVSGSYKVSGCGCLFLHGGVGVFRRTQRCVQGRHDGGPPAPHISRSSKRTSPERCPSFLLPQDCSEEKYVPQDHQGEDMKNITAPETYVRGDERCKEEIPTGNCPDDNSRSSEEHLKFSHVTVGDGCITPDTSEDHDNILNASSDLHTQDPSSYPIKWFLSTESSEVVKETKSSLESGNLCSVKVLQRNQMGEKQFSCLECGKCFNESSQLLRHLKNHTEEKSFPCSECGKCFTANRTLLQHQRTHTGEKPFLCSECGKCFSQKSVLIRHQRIHTGIKPYSCLECGKCFTQKNDLLQHQHSHTGEKPFSCSDCGKCFARKSYLLQHQHSHKELKLFPCSDCGKCFARKSYLLHHQQSHTEEKPFSCSECGKCFIVHTHLVRHQITHTGEKPFSCSECGKCFTLKSTLDRHLTSHTGEKPFACSDCGKCFARKSHLDRHLISHTGEKLFSCSECGKGFAQKTHLDRHLISHTGEKPFSCSDCGKCFARKSHLDRHLISHTEEKPFSCSDCGKCFARKCNLHKHQKSSHIGKAE, from the exons atgacgggatcattgtgtgtgtcaggttcctataaggtgtcaggatgtggctgtctatttctccatggaggagtgggagtatttagaaggacacaaagatgtgtacaaggacgtcatgatggaggaccaccagcccctcacatcagtag atccagtaagagaacatcaccggagagatgtcccagttttcttctaccacaggattgttcagaagagaaatatgtcccacaggatcacCAG GGTGAAGATATGAAGAATATTACtgctccagagacatatgtgaggggcgatgagcgatgtaaggaggagattcctacaggtaactgcccag ATGACAATTccaggagctcagaggaacatctgaaaTTTTCACATGTTACAGTAGGTGATGGTTGTATCACACCAGATACATCTGAAGATCATGACAATATCCTAAATGCATCGTCAGACCTTCACACCCAAGATCCATCATCTTATCCTATTAAATGGTTCCTTTCTACTGAATCATCAGAAGTGGTTAAGGAAACTAAATCAAGTTTAGAAAGTGGGAACCTTTGCAGTGTTAAAGTTCTTCAGAGAAATCAGATGGGAGAGAAGCAATTTTCttgtttagaatgtggaaaatgttttaatgaAAGTTCTCAACTTTTAAGACATCTGAAAAATCACACAGAGGAGAAATCttttccatgttcagaatgtgggaaatgttttacagcCAATAGAACTCTTCTTcaacatcaaagaactcacacaggggagaaaccatttttatgttcagaatgtgggaaatgttttagccaaaaatctgttcttataagacatcaaagaattcacacagggataaagccatattcatgtttggaatgtgggaaatgttttactcaaaaaaATGATCTTCTTCAACATCAACACAGTCACACCGGGGAGAAACCATTCTCATGTTCAgactgtgggaaatgttttgctcggAAATCGTATCTTCTTCAACATCAACACAGTCACAAAGAGTTGAAGCTATTTCCAtgttcagattgtgggaaatgttttgctcggAAATCGTATCTTCTTCACCATCAAcaaagtcacacagaggagaagccattttcatgttcagaatgtgggaaatgttttatagtacatacacatcttgtaagacatcaaataacccacacaggagagaagccattttcatgttcagaatgtgggaagtgttttaCCTTGAAATCAACTCTTGATCGACATCTGAcaagtcacacaggggaaaaacCGTTTGCAtgttcagattgtgggaaatgttttgctcgaAAATCACATCTTGATCGACATCTaataagtcacacaggggagaagctatTTTCTTGTTCAGAGTGTGGGAAAGGTTTTGCCCAGAAAACACATCTTGATCGACATCTaataagtcacacaggggagaagccattttcatgttcagattgtgggaaatgttttgctcggAAATCACATCTTGATCGACATCTAAtaagtcacacagaggagaagccattttcatgttcagattgtgggaaatgttttgctcgtAAATGTAATCTTCATAAACATCAGAAGTCGTCACACATTGGTAAAGCTGaataa
- the LOC140065394 gene encoding uncharacterized protein isoform X2 — protein sequence MEEWEYLEGHKDVYKDVMMEDHQPLTSVGRSSKRTSPERCPSFLLPQDCSEEKYVPQDHQGEDMKNITAPETYVRGDERCKEEIPTGNCPDDNSRSSEEHLKFSHVTVGDGCITPDTSEDHDNILNASSDLHTQDPSSYPIKWFLSTESSEVVKETKSSLESGNLCSVKVLQRNQMGEKQFSCLECGKCFNESSQLLRHLKNHTEEKSFPCSECGKCFTANRTLLQHQRTHTGEKPFLCSECGKCFSQKSVLIRHQRIHTGIKPYSCLECGKCFTQKNDLLQHQHSHTGEKPFSCSDCGKCFARKSYLLQHQHSHKELKLFPCSDCGKCFARKSYLLHHQQSHTEEKPFSCSECGKCFIVHTHLVRHQITHTGEKPFSCSECGKCFTLKSTLDRHLTSHTGEKPFACSDCGKCFARKSHLDRHLISHTGEKLFSCSECGKGFAQKTHLDRHLISHTGEKPFSCSDCGKCFARKSHLDRHLISHTEEKPFSCSDCGKCFARKCNLHKHQKSSHIGKAE from the exons atggaggagtgggagtatttagaaggacacaaagatgtgtacaaggacgtcatgatggaggaccaccagcccctcacatcagtag gtagatccagtaagagaacatcaccggagagatgtcccagttttcttctaccacaggattgttcagaagagaaatatgtcccacaggatcacCAG GGTGAAGATATGAAGAATATTACtgctccagagacatatgtgaggggcgatgagcgatgtaaggaggagattcctacaggtaactgcccag ATGACAATTccaggagctcagaggaacatctgaaaTTTTCACATGTTACAGTAGGTGATGGTTGTATCACACCAGATACATCTGAAGATCATGACAATATCCTAAATGCATCGTCAGACCTTCACACCCAAGATCCATCATCTTATCCTATTAAATGGTTCCTTTCTACTGAATCATCAGAAGTGGTTAAGGAAACTAAATCAAGTTTAGAAAGTGGGAACCTTTGCAGTGTTAAAGTTCTTCAGAGAAATCAGATGGGAGAGAAGCAATTTTCttgtttagaatgtggaaaatgttttaatgaAAGTTCTCAACTTTTAAGACATCTGAAAAATCACACAGAGGAGAAATCttttccatgttcagaatgtgggaaatgttttacagcCAATAGAACTCTTCTTcaacatcaaagaactcacacaggggagaaaccatttttatgttcagaatgtgggaaatgttttagccaaaaatctgttcttataagacatcaaagaattcacacagggataaagccatattcatgtttggaatgtgggaaatgttttactcaaaaaaATGATCTTCTTCAACATCAACACAGTCACACCGGGGAGAAACCATTCTCATGTTCAgactgtgggaaatgttttgctcggAAATCGTATCTTCTTCAACATCAACACAGTCACAAAGAGTTGAAGCTATTTCCAtgttcagattgtgggaaatgttttgctcggAAATCGTATCTTCTTCACCATCAAcaaagtcacacagaggagaagccattttcatgttcagaatgtgggaaatgttttatagtacatacacatcttgtaagacatcaaataacccacacaggagagaagccattttcatgttcagaatgtgggaagtgttttaCCTTGAAATCAACTCTTGATCGACATCTGAcaagtcacacaggggaaaaacCGTTTGCAtgttcagattgtgggaaatgttttgctcgaAAATCACATCTTGATCGACATCTaataagtcacacaggggagaagctatTTTCTTGTTCAGAGTGTGGGAAAGGTTTTGCCCAGAAAACACATCTTGATCGACATCTaataagtcacacaggggagaagccattttcatgttcagattgtgggaaatgttttgctcggAAATCACATCTTGATCGACATCTAAtaagtcacacagaggagaagccattttcatgttcagattgtgggaaatgttttgctcgtAAATGTAATCTTCATAAACATCAGAAGTCGTCACACATTGGTAAAGCTGaataa